The genome window tatactttgctttttattctttgacaTCTGCTTTCTACATGCAATTATCAAATCTTATATacattaagaataaaaaagtgaaaagtGCTGTAAGAGCGACGGCCATACATTTGCTATGCTACAACAAGGTATAGAACGAAGTGAAGCGAAACCATGCGAAAAATGAAACTACATTGGGGGTGAAGAGTACTCAGAGGGGTATCAAAACTCTAAACAAcagaaattaaacatattttgtaatatctcTCACAATAAGAGAAGTAACTATTTTCATCAAATGGGTCGATATATCTCAATGCATAATACCCATATGTAAAATACCCATTAAGGGTAGCTGTCACCAATTAGTCATCGCAAGCTCGTTTGcctcttttataaaaaaaatgtcagtcAGATGTATAAATTTTCACTGATGTTTGTCACACAGGCACAGATGTTTACGTTTccatttttctaaattgtttttattattcttttcgTTACCTAAATTGTGTGTACGCGTTGTGTTCAACATTAGAACAGTAGCTGGGTTGCCAAAGTTTAGATTACATTTGCAAATTTcagttaatgttttataagttttttatactgGATCGTCCTTGAACTTATTGTAAGTCAACTTTTTATTCTCTCAgatcgtaaaatatattactacaGAAATTATATGTCGAAGGATGTCAGTCATTGAAAGTGGAACCTATATCTTCGTAGTGACACTAGAACAGAATGTGTCACTGGTGCCAGTCGCGGGGACACAGTGACACAGTACAGGTGGTGGCGTTGTGCAGGGGCGGCGCATGCTGCTGCAGCTGACGCTGGCGGCGCTGGCGGCGCTGAGCGTGGCGCCCTGCGTGCTGCAGCGGCTCTGCCCCTCGCGaccgccgcgcccgccctCCTCCGTCTGCATGCATCGCGTGCCCACCAAGTACACACCTCCTGCACTATTGCTCTACCCTccatatatagaaaaaatatatgcagGAATAAAAAGAGATCCTAAGAGAAGCGTATGAGTTCATAgcataaaaaattttaaatatctaaaagtattttatttcgatCAGGTAATCGCAATGCTTGTAAGATAATGACATTCTTCCAGGGTCATTTCAAAGTGtcagaaaaatatataggaCGCCCGCTACCGCACCTCAAATGTGGTCAACGCCGACATGATACAGCAAGAGGCGGCCAAGTTGCAGGTACTAATGTACTTGATTCttaattttgtgtaaaacATACGTACTACAAAAGATGTAAGATTCAGCATAGAGATTTAAAATGCAAGTGCCAATATGTCACGTGAGTcgttgataaaattatgttgtaaACTTACTCGGTACTAGCTAATCACTCGCCGACTGATCGTGCGACTGAACAAATGCAATTGTTTTGCGATTgaacagacagacagatagaATACAGAAGCTGGATGTTGTCGGTCACCCATCCGCCACGAGTTTATTAAACAATGAAGCTGCATTATTGTTTCACTCTATAAACAATGATGATCCCGCTACCATGTTATTACGATAGATTGCGATATTAAGAAAATTCTCATCGCTCGATCGAACTAAAGACTAATTCTTAATAAGATCTATCCACTTTCAGGTCGAAGGAATTGtggaatttcatattttcagGCTCCAAAATGTAAGCAATAGCTTATCAACCAATACCATCATAGATTAATTTTCAGACAGTAAACGGTTACAGTGCGTTTGTTCAGTGAGATGTCGTGGTAGGGAGGGGGTGCCCCTATAAGAGCTCTTGTGCCGTGTGGCCGCGGCTCTGTGCGGAGCAGCCGCAACACTCGCATCCTCTCCCGCCCGTGCCCCTCGCCCTGGGCCCAGCAGCGCGCTATGCCTGTACACCTCGCCCCGGCAGCGGCGCTGGCCGCCCTCATCCTCATCATCACCACTCATAAGGTACAACTTCTCTTCCTGAGACGCCATTTGTCAACTATGGTATCAAGTATCCAGCTTCGGTGACAGCTGTGCTGAACTAGGATGTTGTTCGTGTCTCCGTTGAGGAATAATTTTTTGTGATGTTTCTGGTTGTGTCATCATATGTGCCTACTTCTAAatactgttattttatttgcaggCGAATGCAGAATGCAAGAACTGTATCGTGagcatagatttatttttttttgttttcattcttTTACCTAAgaattgctattttattttaaaaggctactttcaatatatattttttctactcATGTATGTAACGGAATTGGAATTGTTGAAGTGACGTGGTCTTGCAGGCGCTGGACAAGGAGGGGCGGTCACTGCTCCGCGCGCAGTGGGAGGCttgcggcgcgggcgcggtgGGCGCACAGGACGGCGCCGAACTCAAACGGCGCGCCTACTGCGCCCTGCGCCGTTGCAAGCTGCTCGCAAAGGACGGCAAGCTGCGCAAAGCGGCGCTCACGCACCTCGCACGCGGCCTGCCTGCCGACCAAACCAAGGTGAGCCCCGCCCTCGGCCCCCGACACACACGCCACACACGCAGAGGGGGTGATCAACAGAGCTTGCGCTGCAAGTACATTGGGTTGTAAACAGCAGACACCAACTGTATTTGTACGGTGAAGTTGCAATAGTAGTGGCTGATAAAATATGCATTGTTGCTCGTGTGGCAGATACTGGAACGCTGCAGCAACCAGTCTGGCGACACGCCCGAGGACCTCGCCTGGAACATCTTCACGTGCGCCTTCGAGCACAAGTCGCTGCTCAACTTGCCGCCGAGCGCCGCCGACATCCCCGGCGAGGACACTAGTCGCCTTACTGACTAGCCGCCTAGTCGCCTAACCTAGGCGCTTAGCCGCCTAGTCGTCCAGTGATCTAGTCGACTAGTCGCGACGCGTCCCTAATCCTAGCGCAATTCTACCCGACTGTTTCATGTTCTAAGTAAACAGTTAAGTTAATACAATAAACTAGTTTTCACCAATAtgacttttattttgatttatttatttaagacagTAAAGGGACGaagtatacataataatattaatagtcGTAACCGAGACATGTTTGTGTAGTTGTAAGGATGAATGGAGATCTATAGCCTTTACCGCCTCATTCAGGTAGCTTGttgttttaaactattaaGACATGTATAGATATTGGTGTTTACAGTCGATGTATGGTTGAGATTCATTACTCATTAGTGTACGTACATGTAGAGGCGGCAGCGGGCAGCAGCTATAGGTCGCAGTGAAGTCATCCTCTCTTATGTTTATTTGTCATCGCCTCTTGTGTATTGAATTGACATTGACAAAGTTTCACAGTTATACTAACACTGTGTGTGttggattatttaaaaaactcattagcaaattatttctatgaaaagaaaacatcCATATAATCTTACGTCGacgtatgaaaaaataattatattggtACGTTTTTGAATAACGGCCAATGATGTGTGTTGCGAAATAAGAGACATAATTTTcaaatctacatatataaaagaaagtcgtgttagttacaccatttataactcaagaacggctgaatcgatttgactgaaaattggtgggcaggtagcttagaaccaggaaaaggacataggataatttttaccccgttttctattttttattccgcgcggacggagtcgcgggtaaaagctagtacttactaaatacatttattcgtcTAAGTTAACACTATTGCATAAATGCTACCATATCAAATATGATTTCTTGTATTAATTAAGGCATATTCGACatactttcaaataaagtTACCTCAGTAGCGTGTAGTATGTAGGTATAATGTAAAAGCAATTAGCATTATAAGGCAAGTCATTGGCATGCAAAGGCTGTGTTGCACTTCGTTACGAGTAAAGTGTGAATTATGTTGCGAGCGCCTAAATGATCTCATTGCGAGGTGTTTGTTGTAGGCGGCGGAGTGGCGAGCGGAGAACTGCGGCCGGAGCCAGCGCGCGCCGCTGGCAGAACGGACGCAGGCCTTTGCCTGCGCGCGCATCGCACCGCCATCTTGCTCTTTGAATTACGCGCCTTTCGCGCGCCAACAATAATTTGTGCAATATTGTTTGTCATAAAGTTTAGTGCAATTGAACTACATTGTTTCATTGATAAAATGTGCTAATTTAATGAatgtagctttttatttatagtgcTTGTGTTGTGTTTTGTTTGGAAACATTTTTAGTGAATGCGTAAAAAGGAGATAAGAAGGATATTTTGTTTGTGAagtgtaagtaaataattgattGCTATTGTAATATCAGTcttattctttaattaatcGCAGAAACTTAAGACAGCATTTATATATCACTAAAACATAAAAGACAATAACTGAACAGGTAAAAACGTTGCTTCCGTAAACTTGCGGTCGAGGTTCGAATCCCAGTCCAGAAGATTTGCGAACAGTTCTCATATGAAAAAATGCAtaggttaaataaaaactaaatttagatcggattttattaaatggcaCAGGGCCCaggtacatttaatattaaagttcgttttatcattttgttttttcttcgGTTATAGtaggaaaaatatttcttttatggcTCAAAGACTGAAGTTTGACGAAACTCAGCAATCATATTACCTCTTTACGGAATCTGCAGTAaagatataagtaagataataaatgataCGCATGAGTCAGGTAAGTATTGGgatgttataatatttctcaTAGTCTCCGTAACATCTGTTACAGTTACAGCTGCTCCGCGTAACATACATTTATctcattaatatttgttattattctaAGCATTTCTATGAATCATGAAGGCTATTGTTGAATGTTGTAGGTAATTAGATAAAATCGTAAGGGCAATCGAATAACAATTTATagcttaaatttattaatttcaacctATCAACTACTAAGTCTTTTCCATTcctattgttaaaataaatttaccatAAACTAGACAGattagataaaacaaaaacgctataaattatcataattgttaattaaagtgCAGCGATGTTAGGCCTACGCCCCCCTACACGACCCACACACACGTGGCCAGCTCGCGGCTACGTGGGCGCGGTGCCGTGGTGAAAACCTAACGCGGTTTAATTACGTGACAAATTTCTCACAaagaaacttataaaaaatgcaccCATTTAATGTTGTGGTTCGAAGGCATTGAAAGGACGTATGAAAAAATGAGAACTCAAGAAcatcaagtttatttttttgataaaagacAATCTCCGTCTGTGAATGCTCTGACTGCTAGCAGACGAGGATGATACCATTTCGCATcattattgtacatttaagTACTTAAAAGTGGATTCAATTTCCccaagttatttatattatttgcgCAGCGGCAGGCGAGGATCCGATGACGAAACCAATAAACCAATAGAGACTGTTATTGCGCAGGTCAGTGAGGGAGCGCTCGCCACTGCTGACCAAAATATCACAGagctattatttatacaagtcTAGATttcgaataattttaaaaaataatgttacaataacttaattagcctatgtggtcTTCCAGACTTTATCCtatatctatgctaaatttcaacgagatccatgcatccgttctggagataccttctaacaaacatccattcatccatccatacatccaaacatccaaatattagcattttttttatatcataaggcgGCAAACAAGCGAGTTGCCATCTGAATTCCGAAATAGCGGAGCGACCCTAGCCCATAGGCATCCGCAATTtaagatgcgttgcctacctctgACAGACAGAGGAAGGGACTCGCATCTCCttccacttcccatccttCTCTTTAAAGAATAGGGTGCGAAGGGAaagaatactaaaaataagcctccggcaccacactcatcagacgaaatgcggaatttatttgtttccaCTTCgcgcttgtcttctgtgtggtcgtggtatttcaccggacgAGCcaaccaattcgtgcaacagatgtttttgatactggcgtctaccactctTAGTAAGATAGAACTtcgattataatttaattgtttgatcATATATAGagtattcaaatatatattttaggatgtttaaaataaattttataaacatagtaCTATGAACAATAAAACTGCTacgaaatattgattttacgGAGGCATAAGGAAACGGCAAACGAGTGGACGCGCTCGGGCGGGAGTTTTGGTATTCACTGCTCCTTTAATTTGGTATGAACGCCTTAAATGACATAAAGATCCCACGTATTTGgctttattattgatattcGAAGCATATGACCATCATATGACACTAGTTTCTTAGCATGAAGTTGTCCAATTGAATTGGATTTTcccttttttaatgtttaatgttgtttaatcaaaaatatattttatgagtgACTTGTCAACCTTTGCTGTGTATGTACTATAACGTTCGTTAAGttatgtttgtattaattttaatttgcaccatttaatattttgtaagtatttaaatacagACACTTTTATAAGAGTGGAAAAAACaatctaatttttatattaatttcatacgCAAGACAATTCCTTACATTGCCTgctgatattaaaaaagtacaatttattaaaacaaaaattggccagttatttttaaaagcgtATCCAAGTCGTCGTAGAAAAGACTCGTCGGATAAGGCAATTGATTTTTCAAGCCACATCTTTATTTAAGGTCTTATCTCGATGTGTTTAGCTCAGTTTG of Papilio machaon chromosome 18, ilPapMach1.1, whole genome shotgun sequence contains these proteins:
- the LOC106715539 gene encoding uncharacterized protein LOC106715539, which encodes MPVHLAPAAALAALILIITTHKANAECKNCIALDKEGRSLLRAQWEACGAGAVGAQDGAELKRRAYCALRRCKLLAKDGKLRKAALTHLARGLPADQTKILERCSNQSGDTPEDLAWNIFTCAFEHKSLLNLPPSAADIPGEDTSRLTD